The nucleotide sequence GATCGCCTGGCGTGGTAATCGTAAACAGGCAGTATTGAATGCTTTAATAGGTGTTCTCAGTGTTGTAGTTTCTTTGGCAACGGTTTGGGCTGTTCAGCATGCCATTGATGTGGCTTCTCATGCCAAAGAGGGTAGTATCTATACGGCAGTGAGCATCATGGGGGCTTTGATACTCTGTGATTTTGCATTGAATATAGCCTCTGTGTGGGTAAGAAACCTACTGGGTATCAAGGCTCAGAACCGTATGCAACAGCGAATGCTCGACCGTATTCTGCGTTCAGAGTGGAACGGCAAGGAGCGGCATCATAGTGGTGACGTATTAAATCGATTGGAGTTTGATGTTGCCAATGTGGTAAGTTTCCTTACAGAAACGATACCAAGTTCCATCTCAACATTGGCAATGTTCCTCGGAGCTTTCTTCTATTTGTTATCGATGGATTGGCGACTTGCCATTATCATTGTCGTTATGATTCCTCTGTTTGTCCTCATTAGTAAGGTTTATGTACGTCAGATGAGACGCCTGACACGTGAGGTCCGCAACTCTGACTCAAAGGTGCAGAGTGTGTTACAAGAAACAATTCAACATCGAATGCTCATTAAGATACTTGAAAGTGACGAGATGATTGTGGGGAAGTTAGAGGGCACACAACGCGAATTGCGCCGTAAGGTAGTGCGTAAAACGAAGTTCTCTGTTTTCTCTAACCTCGTCTTGAACTTTGGTTTTGCCTTTGGTTATCTTGTTGCTTTTACGTGGGCAGCCCTTCGCATGTCGGCTCATTCGCTGACTTTTGGTGGTATGACAGCTTTCTTACAGTTGGTAAATAAGATTCAGAATCCTGCTCGTCAATTAACTAAATTAGTACCTGCTTTTGTCTCAGTCTTCACTGCTGCCGAGCGATTGATGGAGTTAGAGGAGAATCCTTTAGAGGAACAAGGCGAGCCGATAGAACTCGCTGGTCCTTGTGGTATTCGTCTGAATCACGTCGACTATCGTTATGATGATGGAGAACGAGAAATCTTAAAGAACCTTGACTTCGACTTCTATCCAGGCTCTTGTACTGCTATTCTTGGCGAGACTGGTGCTGGAAAGACCACGCTTGTGCGTATGTTGCTTGCCTTGTTGAAGCCTAATAAGGGCTCAGTAGAGATTTACAATGAAAAGGAAAGCAAGGAGTTGACACCGCTGATGCGTACCAATTTTGTCTATGTTCCTCAAGGTAACACGCTCCTTAGCGGTACAATCCGTGAAAACTTACTACTCGGTAAGGTCGATGCAACGGAAGAAGAGATGATTGCTGTACTTAAGAAGAGTTGTGCTGACTTTGTTTTCCACTTACCTTTGGGACTTGATACGCTTTGTTCAGAGCAGGGAGGAGGACTCAGTGAGGGACAGGCACAACGTATTGCCATAGCCCGTTCGCTGTTGCGTGACCGTAATATTATGATATTTGATGAGGCTACGTCAGCTCTCGATCCGCAGACAGAACGTGAACTTTTGAAGAATATACTCTCCAATCACGATAAAACGGTGATTTTTATTACCCATCGTCCAGCTGTTGTTGACTATTGTGACCAGACGTTGACCATAGAAAAAATACAATAATGTATTTGCGTTATTCAAAATAAGGTCGTATATTTGCAACATGACTGAAAACTGAAAGGAGACCTAAAAACTGCAAATTCCAGTCTTATTAGTGGAAGAAAGATAAAGAAAATAGAATAAAATTAGATATGAAAAGAATTCTTTTAGCTGTTGTCAGTGTATTTCTTATGTCCGCATCAGTGGCTTTTGCACAGACAACAAACGTTGAACAAACTAAGGATTTAGATGCTAAGTATGCCACAAATATGCTGAAGCCAGGCACACGTGCGCCTGAGTTTAAGTTGAAGACATACGATGCTAAGGAAATAAAGTTGAGTCAATATCGTGGTAGTTACGTAGTATTGGACTTCTGGGCAAGCTGGTGTCCAGACTGTCGTCGTGATATTCCTGCAATGAAAGCCCTTTACGAGCAGTTCCGTGACTATGGGGTACAGTTTATTGGAATCTCTTTTGATACCGACCGTGAGGTCTGGGCAAAGACCTATTGGGGCAAATACCAGATGTACTGGACACAGGTCAGCGAACTAAAGAAGTTCAGAAAGAATACTGTTATCGATAAGTTGTATAAGATTGATTGGATTCCTTCAATGTATCTCGTTGACCCAGATGGCAAGATTGTCATGGGAACAGTGGAGATTGACAAACTGAAAGCAAAGTTAGAATCGCTTCCACTTGCCCCACAGGTAAGTAAAACGGAGGTGCTTCCTACCTTTGACGGTGGCGAAGAGGCTATTAAGAACTATTTTGCACAGAGTCAGCGTCGCAGCATTCAGTCATTCCGTTCAAAGGTACAGGCTGAGATGACCGTTGTTTTCAATGTTGAGATGGATGGCACTGTAACTGGTGCTCGTGTCGTTGAGGTAAAGAACGTGAAGGGTACAAGCAAGCACTTCATGAAGATGGATGCTGAAAAACAGAAGCGGGTGTTGGCTAATTGTGTTGAATACTATAAAGAGCAGGCTGTCCGTCTTACTAACAATATGCCTAAGTGGAACCCTGCTACGCAGAATGGTCGCCCTGTAAAGAGTAAGACAACTGTAAATGTTGTCTTCCAGTAACAGACGGATTAGACAACAATTAGGTTCTAAATAAGATGTACAAGGCTGTCCTAACGAGGGCAGCCTTGTGCTTTCTTAGTTCTTGAAAGCCGCTCTTTTTGATTCTACTTCAGTCTCATCTTTTATCGTGTTAGTACTCCGCACCATTGGTGCTAACCCTCCGCACGCTATGTGCTAAGCACTAACACGTATAGAAAAGATGGGTAAGACGAACTTTTGTTGACCAATGTTTGGGAACAAGAATATTAATGCTTACCTTTGTGAAAGGTATATAAAGGAATGGTTATGGTCGATAGTCGCGTTGTTTTACTGTGTCTTGCATTTCGATATAGTTAGTAGGATCGCTTGATAACGGTTGACTTTCTTATTTTTAGAGGGATGAATAAGTTATTATGGTTATGTGGAATAATTGCCTTTGCAGTCATCAGTTGTTCAGAAGGTAATCGAGGTAGTGGCAAGGAAAAGGATGCACTCAGAGCGTATGACTCCGTTCTTATTGAACGTGAACCAGGCTTTAGTAGACATCTTACGGAGGTTTATTGGATGTTATATAAGGATGGTACTGTAACGGAATGTACGCGATCTGTATTTGTATCTGACGATGGTAAAGACACTGTTAGAACTGTTCGTTTTAGTGACGCCAATGGTCGTCGAGTGCAATATCTTATTGATGATATATATGTCAAGGGTACTGCAAAGGACATTGTGGCTGTAGAAGATAACAACCATTGCAGTGATTTGGGTGGTCTATACATCTATTTCTATTATCCAGGAAAGACGGTTCAATATCAATATGACTGGGGACGGACCGGAGTAAAATACTCCTCCGAGTTCAAAAAACTCATGAATCTGTTAAAAGCGCATGATGCTGAATAGGGAGAAAGAGATATAAAAGCAGCGAGAAGAGCGTTAGGACTTTCTCATTGTTGTGTCTATATACGAGTTATGCATCCTCTTTATGATCAGTTGGTTATCTTAATTAGGATGAAAATAACTGGAGAAGAAGAACTTTTCTTTGATTTATTTGTGATTATCCAATAGAAAATGTACTTTTGTGTTTAGCAAGTTAACGAATTAAAAGGAGGAAGAGGAGTGCCTAAAATGATATAGTGTAAACGAATTTTTTGATAATTCTGAACGATAAAGACAATTTTAATCATTAAATATTAACGATAAAGTAATTATGAGAACTCTGCTATTATGTGTTATTGCGTTGTGCTCTCAGGTGATGAGTATGACTGCCCAAGTGACAGGAAGAATAGAGTATCCTCACCGTGCTGACTATGAAGACCAGGTAGTGTTACCTGTGGATGACAAAGGGCTGGTCATTCAGTCGTTTGCTAAGGACAGCAAGGAGGGTAAGCGTTATTTTAAGACAGAATTTTATTCAACCGCAATGAAATTGATAAGTACCGATTCAATACTTATTGATAAGGGTATGTATTTTTATTCAGATGTGGTTGAGAGTGGTGTGCTTTATACTGTTTTGCGTCAGAAGGATGGTTCGTTTATGATTGTTGCTTTCAATCCTGTAACTCATAAAATAACCACAACGGATGGTGAATACACTCGTAAAGGGTCGATGAGAAATCTCGTTATAGCGAATGGCTCAGTCGTTTTCAGTTCAACACAGAAGAAATTAGACCGCATTGGTATCATCGATTTGAAGACAGGTAATTGCCGATTTACCGATATCCACTTCCCAAAAGTGAAGGATAAGAATATCTTTGTTCTTGAAAATACCGTGATAGACAATACAATCTATGCGTTGGTAGGAGTAGAGACCGACGTCTATCTGCTTCGTCTGGATATGCAAGGCAATCAGTTAGGTGCAAACAATCTTACAGCTGATGTTGCCGAACGTATCATCTCGGCATCAGTCTCAAAGGCTGGAAACAAGTTCTTTGTTACAGGAACTTACTCAAAGTCGAAGAAAGGTGGGGCGGAAGGTATCTTCTTCTCAGAGCTGAAAGACGATAGATTTAATAATATTAAGTTCTACAACTTTTTGAAGCTAAAGAACTTTACGGAGTACATGAGCGACCGTAAGCAGGCAAAGATTGAACGTAAAAAAGAAAAGGCTGAGAAGGCTGGTAAGGAATATTCGCTGAAGTATCTGATGGCTTCTCACCGCATTATGACGGATGGTAAGGATTATTTCTACCTTGGTGAGGCTTATTATCCTGTTTATTATACAACTTGGATTGGTAATACGGCGGTGACAACCTTTGCTGGTTATAACTATACGCACGCTGTTCTTGCAAAGTTTGATGCAGAAGGCAATCTGCTTTGGGATGAATGCTTCCCAATGGAGCCACGTATAATGCCGATGTATGTGAAGCGTTTTGTGTCAGCAAGTCTGAAGGGAAAGAATGTCAACCTGCTCTTTGCTGATAAGAACCGACTGGTTTCAAAACTCTTCAGAAATGCTGATGGGAATGTTATTCAGGACCGTACATCGGAGATTATGGAGACAGATAACGATGACGAGGATGTAAAGAAGATGCGTTATTCCAACTCTCAGCACTGGTATGGCGATAACTTCCTTGTCTATGGAACGCAGGTGGTGAAGAATTCTAAGACGGGTGAGCGCCGTAAAGTGTTTGCTATTACAAAGTACACAATTAAGTAAAGGAGCTGTGAAGATGATGAAGTATGTAGAGAAACGCTGTTTCTACCAGTGCCTTCTGCTGTTTGTCTGCCTGCTTTGCGTTCCCCGTAGCGCACAGGCACAGGCGTGGGACGGAGAAGGTGATGTGAAAGTTTATGGCGGTTATGCCAATGTCGGGGGTAAGTCGGGCTTTGAGTTGGGAACTGATTATGCGCTCAGTGATTTTGTTTCTTTAGGTGGTCAGATAACTTATGTCTCCGTCAAAAAGCATGATGATGGGCATAATAGTTTCCTGGTGGGCTATGACCTCAGCCTTATGGGTAATTATCATTGGGCGGAAGTGCTGAAGCTGCCATCCGTATTAGATATCTACACGGGTGCTTCTGTCGGTTTGCGAACAGGTGGTTTGCAGGCTGGTGTGCGTTATAACTTCAGTGAGACATTCGGACTCTATGGGCAGGTGCGGCAAAACCTCTTCAAAACCTTTGGTGATGACGAGGATTATGGACCTATCTATCAAGGGAAGACTGCCCTCTCTTTGGGTATGACCATCACATTCTGATTTAGTGAATAGAAACAACAAAGGCTATCGGGTGTTTCGATAGCCTTTGTTGTTTTGTGTAAAGTATATGTTACGCTTTGAGCGTAAAGTCAAAGCGTTGACTTAAAAGCTGAGTACCATTGCTTGGCGTTGTACCAATGGAATCTTCTTTGTGAGGTCTATGGTAGCACCTGTGAGGACATCAGTTGCCGTGGTGTGTGAGCCTATCACCTCGGCATAGCGAGCTACGTCGACTTGGTTATCAGCCTTCTTGCCATTGAGGATGGTGAGGACAGTCTTGCCGTTATGTTGACGTGCAAGAACGTAAACACCATGTTGAGGAATGAATTGTGTCTGAGAACCATTGATGATTACATCGTTGTTCTGTCGCCAATGGAGGAGACGGCTGGTCCAATCAAACATAGCATTCTCAGCTTTGGTACGACCTTCACGTGTGAACTTATTAACCTTGTCGCTGGGGAAACCACCCGGGAAGTCCTGACGTACATTGCCATCGGTCTTCTCCTTTGTACCGTTCATCAGAATCTCTGTACCATAGTAGAGCTGTGGAATACGCTTCATTGTCAGCAAGAGGGCATATGCCTGCTTCAATGCTGTTGAGTCCTTGCCATTGCCAAGGAATCGGTCTGTATCGTGATTCTCGACGAATGCCATCACAGAAGATGGGTCTGTATAGAGATAATCATAACAGAGAGAGTTGTAAATGCGGTTCCAGCCCTTCCACCAATCATCTGTTTCCTCGTTCTTTGCCTGTGAAAGACGGTCGAAGAAGGCGAAGTCCATTACTGTTTTTAGATAGCTGTTGACTTCAGATAGTTTGCTGTCTTTCTGCCAAGCTGCCGTATAAGCAGGT is from Prevotella melaninogenica and encodes:
- a CDS encoding ABC transporter ATP-binding protein, which produces MLNKIKKLFQIPETHYTSKEIFRWLWIAWRGNRKQAVLNALIGVLSVVVSLATVWAVQHAIDVASHAKEGSIYTAVSIMGALILCDFALNIASVWVRNLLGIKAQNRMQQRMLDRILRSEWNGKERHHSGDVLNRLEFDVANVVSFLTETIPSSISTLAMFLGAFFYLLSMDWRLAIIIVVMIPLFVLISKVYVRQMRRLTREVRNSDSKVQSVLQETIQHRMLIKILESDEMIVGKLEGTQRELRRKVVRKTKFSVFSNLVLNFGFAFGYLVAFTWAALRMSAHSLTFGGMTAFLQLVNKIQNPARQLTKLVPAFVSVFTAAERLMELEENPLEEQGEPIELAGPCGIRLNHVDYRYDDGEREILKNLDFDFYPGSCTAILGETGAGKTTLVRMLLALLKPNKGSVEIYNEKESKELTPLMRTNFVYVPQGNTLLSGTIRENLLLGKVDATEEEMIAVLKKSCADFVFHLPLGLDTLCSEQGGGLSEGQAQRIAIARSLLRDRNIMIFDEATSALDPQTERELLKNILSNHDKTVIFITHRPAVVDYCDQTLTIEKIQ
- a CDS encoding DUF6646 family protein; this encodes MMKYVEKRCFYQCLLLFVCLLCVPRSAQAQAWDGEGDVKVYGGYANVGGKSGFELGTDYALSDFVSLGGQITYVSVKKHDDGHNSFLVGYDLSLMGNYHWAEVLKLPSVLDIYTGASVGLRTGGLQAGVRYNFSETFGLYGQVRQNLFKTFGDDEDYGPIYQGKTALSLGMTITF
- a CDS encoding redoxin domain-containing protein, whose product is MKRILLAVVSVFLMSASVAFAQTTNVEQTKDLDAKYATNMLKPGTRAPEFKLKTYDAKEIKLSQYRGSYVVLDFWASWCPDCRRDIPAMKALYEQFRDYGVQFIGISFDTDREVWAKTYWGKYQMYWTQVSELKKFRKNTVIDKLYKIDWIPSMYLVDPDGKIVMGTVEIDKLKAKLESLPLAPQVSKTEVLPTFDGGEEAIKNYFAQSQRRSIQSFRSKVQAEMTVVFNVEMDGTVTGARVVEVKNVKGTSKHFMKMDAEKQKRVLANCVEYYKEQAVRLTNNMPKWNPATQNGRPVKSKTTVNVVFQ